Part of the Vigna unguiculata cultivar IT97K-499-35 chromosome 3, ASM411807v1, whole genome shotgun sequence genome, agtgttatgaattaatggtcgtccattgatttatacaattactcatatgattgataatcatattattcattactctttatgatgtaatattttgtatttactatttgattttatatcctttctgggttaccatattgtacctataaataggactcgtcctatcagtaatgagacatacataaaaacagaagttgctccctactctctcattctctattcttcctctcctttgtctctcttattacctttattttataacaattttgtttttgttttgttttatccAAAGAGAGTTTTCGAAAGATTTATAAAGCTAATAAACTCCGTAAGTGGAATGTAAAATGGTAAAATTAGTCCATTTCTATTGATCTAATATTGtaagtattaattattattatcataataataataataataataataataatgaattattaCTAAGTTCAAACATGTAGGAACTTAATATAGATCAGCAAAATGTCTCAAAAGATGCCAATAATACATAATAActttaaattagaaaatttcaaaagatgtacatttttttttgttaagatttCATGTCGATTAGATATGTGACTAATGCTGCCTGCCcttttataaagttttgataTTCCTCTTTACTTATCAGGTCTAAAGAGTAAAactatacaaatttaaatatattactttaCTCACTACAAATTATGACtttattaaacattatttttaaattcattattttttttttaagtttttatatgcCCCTTTGGCTTTGTACAGAAGGAAGATGTGTAGTAAATTGTAATGTACAAGTGAAGGTTGAGCTCACGTGTTTGAATGGACCATATTTGTTCAGCCAAAATTAATATTCACGCtactgaaaatatttttcaattacaaTTCATgctaaaagatttatttttatttatttttttaagattaaatatgtttttatctctcatgtgaattttggaattagtctttcttcaaaattttatatcaatttaatcatttatctttacaaatatgtagatttagtctttcttaccaaattttgttaggtttatttgacattttaaacgtattttatgataatatttgaattaacaaTAAAGCGAAAATGTAttaaatggtgtaaacaattcaaatattatcatgaaatgtgcttgaaatgtcagataagtTTAACAAAGTTTAGTTAAAacgactaaattcacgcatttttaaaattaaatgattaaattgataaaaattttgaaaaaaggctaattctaaattttactaaattttgaaaacacatatttaaccattttcttCTCAAGTAATTAACTTTATCTATTTTGAAAggtaataaatgaaatatttgaattagCCTTTGTGGATGTTTAAGAACGTTAGGTTTCATTGAAGGATCCAACTGCATCTTTAAAATCCCAATTGCAAACACAACCATCGTTTAATTACGTCATCTCATCACAACCTGGATAAATTcacaagaaacaaaaaaatacattaaatccTATATTTACTATTATCTAAAACTTCTGTTAAAAATAGTTTGATACACAACACaatcattaaatttttcttGTATATACGAGTAAATGTGaaaggctttttttttttttattattattatttcacatGATGTTTCTCCTCATCTACTGTACCAGATAATAATCTTactatattatgattataattgACGTAATGAATTTATACAAACTTTAACAATCACACCCAtgctttaattataattttatgtatgTCATTAGATGGaaacttaaacaataaaaacaaatcgttaaataaaaaagtaatatgtaGTGGCATTtcgatattatatttttcaaaatgctCAGTATTTTGTTATTTcgaaaattataacaatttaactTTTAGTTAATACTAATGTGAATCTTTACATCATCAActattttaagaataatatttaaaataaatagttttacaTTCATGACCTTTATAATTAAACATTGATAAAAAACATTGACTTATAGACGCCTTccaattaaatttaacaaaggATGAAATGCTTgtgaagcatttttttttttaagttttatagtgtgtttggatgaaatggtataatagtaattaatttatttggaaaatttgaatttcttttaaagaaaataatgtgtttggataaaaaaattgaaatttctcaaaattgtgGAATTGGTAATTGGttagagaataaaaaaagtCCGATCCAAAAAGTTGAGTCGAGTTGAATAGAAGGTTGAGACGAGTTGTTTCGAGTAAAAGGTTGTGTCGGGCCGACCCGAGCTTAAGGTTTGAGTTAGGCCGAAAATCGAACTAGTTCAAAGATCAGGTCGAGTCGAGCCATTAAGTTGGGACGACCCGTATCGAAGGTTGAGTTAGGTCATCTCGGACTAAAAGTCAACTTTAACCAAAAAGTTGAATTAAGTTAGGttagattcaaagataaaattgagtttggtataaaatataaattaaattatttaatccaaaaaaaattaaaaattaaaaaatttcaattacttaatccaaattaattatttaaaaaataaaaaattaattataagtaattaaattattaagtatttcaatttttttaaatcggAAAATTTCTCATTGAAATACAATAttaaagctttaaattttctGAAAAGCTTTAAACTCGAGGGGTCCAATGCAATTAATATTAGAGATTTATcgaaaaaactaaattagacTGAATTCCGTGGAAACGTTatataatagttttaaaaactaaaaagaatataatatttgaagtaaaattataattattgttgttgttattttcatCTTATCCCTTTCCCCTTTCCACATGGATCACCCATTTGAAGTGAATGTTTGTGATAacatttaatatctatttttagaTTAAAGATTTAATATTAGTTTGAATTGTAGGTGGTCGTGGTCTAACAGTGGAAGACCGAAATAATTAGGAGAGTGAATGAGTGATGTCgtgaaaagaaaaggaatgatATATGCCAAATGTCACACACTCCCATTCAAACAAACTGTTCCTATCAATAACAAAATCCAAGAACCAACATTTTTGCAAATTAACTCTGCTCTGTGCTCTATACCCCTCAATGCGATGTGCACTCTCTTTACACATCTAAATTACAACTTCaccatttttcaaaattacacCTTTTTTACTGCTTCAAATAACATATGTATAAACACGAATGATTAGTAAcatgttgtttttgtttaaaacaGTAGTTGTTACAGGTTGTGTCCATAAAATAATAGCAGTAGTAGGTAAAACTGAGTCCAGCTTTTGGCCTTTGGGTGGCTTTATAGTCAACCATTACCAGCCCCCTTAACCATTTTTTGACTTCAACCTTAATCTGCTCACTACAACACTACCAATACACGTTGCCATTAACTCAACCCAACCTCTTCACatcacaaaaattcaatttttatatcatatttttgaaaaatataacaacACTTATTCAAACCGTAAGAAATCTATGAATATTTTCCGgtaaattttgattatttaaatatagttGTGTGATGTAgctgtgtatatatatataaaaaaaaatgtggataTATAATGTAGACATGCATATGCATAGATTATTAGTTAGTAAGTTAAAGCACATAGCAATCcacttttcttgcttttgtttcCACAATCATAAATAGCTTCTTCTTGCATCAACTTGGTGAGTTCCTTACGTAAATTCTCTCGGAAGCAACCCTTACCATAACAAAAAACTTCTCTTCCACGCACGCACCATGCCAAACCCAACCATGCATCATCTCCTTCTCcgcttcctcttcctcttctccGCCCTCGCAACCCCCTCTTCCGCCGCCATCGACACCTTCATCTTCGGCGGTTGCTCCCAGCCCAAGTACACGCCGGGTTCGCCCTACGAGAGCACCGTCAACTCGCTCCTCACCTCGCTCATCAGCTCGGCTTCGTTCGCCAACTACAACAACTTCACCCTTGCCGCCGCCTCCTCCGACACCGTCTACGGCCTCTTCCAGTGCCGCGGCGACCTCAACAACGACCAGTGCTCGCGCTGCGTGGCGCGTGCGGTCACCCAGCTCGGCACGCTCTGCTACGCCTCCTGCGGCGGCGCGTTGCAGCTCGAGGGCTGTTTCGTGAAGTACGACAATGCGACGTTCGTCGGGGTGGAGGACAAGACGGTTGTGACCAAGAAATGTGGGCCGTCCGTTGGGTTGACCTCGGACGCGTTGACTCGGAGGGACGCTGTGCTGGCGTATTTGCAGACTCCCGATGGGACTTCCAAGACGTTCAGAACCAGTGGGTATGGGGATTTTCAGGGTGTGGCGCAGTGCACCGGAGACTTGAGTCCCACCGAGTGCCAGGATTGTCTCTCTGCTGCCATCCAACGGCTCAAAACCGACTGTGGGCCCTCCCCCTGGGCAGAGATGTACCTCGCCAAATGCTACGCGCGCTACTCCCAGGGTGGCTCCCACTCGCGCCCTAATAATAACGGTAGCGTAAAAACTGCTCCACCGCGCGCGGTGGTGTGGTCATCCCTTTCGACTTTCTTTCCTAGTGTGTGACTAATCATTTCTCTaacttttcatgttttaaaaaaataaataattaattaaacaaattgaCATTGATTAAACAGTTTTCGAATTTCGTTTATATGATGTTACTTCCCACTTCAAAAAGATGGTACGTAGTTGGGTGTGGAAACTGAAAACTGATCTGGCAAGTGGTAACGTGGATTCAAACTCAATTTACTTCCACACTCTGgattcttcttttccttttacaagagaaaaatgttttttttgtgtgtgtgtgttaccGTCAAAATATGTTTGAACAGGGGAATAAGAACAGAGGTAAGACTACGGTTTTTTGTTTGATCGTACATTTTTCTCAGTATTTGTGGGCAACAAGGTGTCTATTGTTTGGTTCATTGGTATTAGTTTTTGTCCTAGATCGGAAATTTCCATTGCGTGTAGATTTTGTGTACGAGGGATGGGTTCAGTAGATTACTCGCGTAACAGTTAACTCTGAGCTGATTATTTATCGAAAATTATGTGATTGTCATCATTTCCTCTTTCTAGAACGTATATATGTATCTGAATTTTCTATGTGCTTCACTGCTGCGGTGCTCCTTTTTATAATCTTTATCGAAAGTTATTCTTTAGGCTCTGCAAACGAGGAGAATAAATGATAATTGATACTGGGAATATAAAAGGGAAAAAGTAGATGTGCAAATTTTTGCTTGGTCTACCATGATTTACCACTATTTTAGCAATTTTCTTACTTAATATGAACAATGTAGATGACAGCAACCACAACGATGATGAGATTGAGAAGACACTCGCTATACTAATTGGACTCATTGCCGGGGTTGCTCTGATCATcgttttcctttctttcttgtCCAAAGTGTGCGAAAAGCAGAAAGGTACGCTTCATATGCATCTAACTCTGTTTTCTTCAAGTGTTTAATTTATCTCTTTATCTGAATTATGCAGGTGGTAAATAAAGAACATAATATGTGCACAGTACTGGGATTGGATTCAACTTTTGCCCTTGCTTTATCTTTCGGTAGTCTCAAATTTCCCTTTTGTAATCAATCCATCTTATTCTTATCTTCTAAGTTTTCTGCTTAGTTccttttataaagaaaataccAGTGAAGGTATAGATAGAAAGATGTTATGGAAAAGTTGTTCCATGAAACAAGTTACACAATGGGTTGCAATAAGGAGAAAAGGCTCAAAGATTCCACTCTCTGTGACCATTCGTTTTCTTGTCTAGTGTCCACCAACGTGTACAAATACTGAAACGCTTTAGCGAAAACTGCAGCATGCATGCTTTGTTATATAGGCTTTTGAAGGGTATAATCAGAGTTTTTCTCTTACTTTTCATGTTAATCACCACCAAGAGCCTTACTTTCGATCCCAAAAGTTAGAATAAGAAAGGTTTCATGAAATTTCTGTCAAATCATTTGCTCCTACTCGTGCAGGTGTTAATTTATGATTTCTGTTTCATCTTTCAATAAATATAGAACCAGATGAGAAAGTAGATGTACACCTTTTTCTTTATCGATCGAGAGTTATTGTAATGATTAGTTTCACTGATGGTTACTTACTTTTTCCTATCTAACTTCATCAAATATTGTGATGATGGCCGAAAAATATACCCTGCAACTATTTTCATGTGATACGTTTTTCTGATAAAGGAAGTACCATCATCACTCTATTATTTTACAGTAAGAAATGGACCATTGTGGCATTAATTTAAGAGAAGGGAGGATTAGATATTTATTATAAGGTAATAATAATTAGAGAAGCAAACAATGTTGATGAAATTGCTCCGGATTCTTCGTTCTTCTCTTCCCATCTTGGTCTAACTCCTTCTCCATCATCGATTGCTTTTGAAAAAGGAACTTATTTTTGTCCTAGTATATGCAATTCTTGGCTCCACTTAACATCATTACTTACTTTACTAACCCTTTTACTAATCTTAATTATGGAAACATTCCTTGTCTCTCTTTTCTTAAGCAGAATATTGGACCCACGACACCATACGTGACAAAGGTTATAAAACCCTGTCGTGTTCATTGTATTTTACATTAAGGAAGTAGGCtcataaaaataagaaaaaacaggaggatgattataaaattttaaactcaaCTACTAATTTTGTATCTTAATATATtgcacaaataataaatcttgtGAAGATAGGCTTTAAGTCATAGTTCTGATATCATGTTATGAAGTAcattttaagcctaactcaatcctCACAAAACTGATAGACTTTAATTCGTGATTTTAATATCATGTTATGAGGtgaactttaaatctaactcaattccacaaaattgacttgtaagaTGAGATTTATCCTAATTAGTCAATGTGAGATTTCCGATAAAAAGAGAGTAATTATTTAGATAAAGAAAAAGTGTAAATGGTTGTGACCGAAATGACCTATACATCCTATGGTTATCGAGATGAATGCAGCCACGTCAACTACTTTAGTTAATAGTTTAGCCAtgaatttgaaataatatatttagtttaatCAGTTGTTGCTATGCTTTTCAATTAATTGAGTAGTAGTTAAAAaggtaatgaaaaaaaataaaagtaacagtAGATGAGAAGATAAGGGAAATGAAATAGACGAAGAAAGTAGCAAAAGTGATTGTAGCATTATAATTTGCATAGCGAACTACGGAACAACTAGTTTTGGCTTGTTGCACCTTTGAAAAAGGATATTGAAAAAGGCGTGTAAAGCAACGGTGGCTTACACTTGCTTCTTCGTTTTTGCAAAATGTCGTTATTGGAAAAGGTAAGATTCTACTTTTGATTACTTCCTATCTCATTTCAAGAGTAGAACACGAAGCTTCTTATTAAGTCTTTTTCGATAATAGTCATGCCTAAATGGAAAGGCCTATAAGTTATACTGTTtccttaatttaaaattatttattactttcttttaaatattgtgacaattatatatttatttattaattttagcgCAGAAGAAAAATTTGGGGATTGATCATGACCTAgggtaaaagtaaaatttgaggGTAATGTCTCAATGTAATGAATGCTCAAAGTCTCAAGGCGTTTACTTCGTGCACTCCCATAATACTTTCATGCACCCCTCAAACTTTCATTCGGCCTTCAAAGAAGTGACTTGTGGATTAAATTCTCCAGAACAAGATTTTGTagaacaaattttttaaaatatgatttctgAAACATAAATTTTGGAACGTATGAATGTATTTTAGAACAAGTTTATTACATaagttttcaaaagaaaaaaactttccAGAACTCATAAAATACTTTCTTGAATGAGTTTTCCAGAATATACATTCATGGATTGTGTTTCAAAAAGAGTTCTTTTGAAAcacgtaaaatattttatggtaAAAGCTTTTcgaaacaagttttttttttctccctctgGAGCATTCTccatctcttcttcttcctcctcagTGCAGTGGTGGTATAGTGTAGTAAAGTGATGAAGAGTGTTTGAATCTTTTCCTAGTGGGGGTGCAGTTAATAATTTTAAGGATGGATGAAGCAATAGACGAATCTGAATTACACAGCTCTAGTAGTTACTAAAACATCAGCCCAACTTATTTCTGGACAGAGTGATCCATAATTAGAAATTGAATTAcccaatttaaaagaaaaacacacttCATATAGATAGGGAGTATAAGGAGAAAACACGGGGTGCAGTTAGTAAAAGACAAGGCCTCAGTGATTTATGGGTTGGGGAAGAAGTGGGTTACTTAGCGGAGGGTGGTGTGTGACGTGTGGAGCACGTGTCTGCAGGGAGTTGAATGTGAATGCGAAACGGTGGGCTATAAAAGGCTTAATTTGCGTGTCTGTCCGTGGAAGAAGCACCTCTTTCATTGTAATTGtaaaggaagaaagaagaaagaagaagaagaagcatcATCGGAAGCTGAGATCTAATCTAATGGCGCTAGAGTGGGTTGTGCTGGGCTACGCCGCCGCCGCAGAGGCCATAATGGTCATTCTCCTCACGATCCCCGGCCTCGACGCCCTCCGCAAGGGTCTGATCGCGGTCACCCGCAACCTGCTGAAGCCGTTCCTCTCGGTCGTCCCCTTCTGCCTCTTCCTCCTCATGGACATTTACTGGAAGTACGAGACGCGTCCCAGCTGCGAGGGTGAATCCTGCACCCCCTCCGAACACCTCCGCCACCAGAAATCCATCATGAAGAGTCAGCGCAACGCTCTTCTCATCGCCTCCGCGCTCCTCTTCTACTGGCTCCTCTACTCCGTCACCAACCTCGTCGTCAAGATCGAGCAACTCAACCAGCGCCTCGAGCGCTTGAAGAATCGCGACTGAAGCCACCGCAGATAAGTCCGTTATTCCATCCCTCACAAATATGTCTTCTCTTGTTCTGCCTTCTACTTTTGCGAGGAAGAATTCGTTTACGtcgatttcttttttatttccaaaTCCGTGTTTGCACCGTGACAGTTATTGAGTTTATTCTAGTGctactcttttttttctatgcTACTTCTACTTTCGCCGCCTAGGGTTTCTTTTGGggattttcttatttttccgCTGCGGGATCCAATCGCGTCTACCTCGTCGCTCTATTGTATCGTAGGAAAGCGTGGCTTCGATTATTCTTCGGTGTTATGTGAAATGCGTGCTTATTTTGATTATGCGcgttattatcaattttattgcTGTTTGTTACCATGGGAATTGATGCACGTTGCACGTTACAACACAACTCGTCAATTGGAATGTGACAGAACGAAAATTGTCAAGTTTCAAACCtcaatttgttaatttttctcCGACAAAATATGGAGCTGTAGTTGGATTTTGATTGATTGAATTCAGTTAAGTATAAGGAGTTCGACCATCTTGCTATGAAATTCTCTTTTTCAAGTGCGAGAGCTCATAAATTAGGAATGGGATCTCTAACATTGCAATGATTGAACCTCGCATGACCCTTAAGAATCTTAGGATTCATTATACCCAAATTCTATGTAGGCTTCAAGTTTTAGCTCtcgaatttttattttgtagaaatTTTACGATTGAAGAGGTAATGAGCTATATCCCCACTTTTGAATATACCACTCGTTTATCTCTGCTAAACTAAATTTTGTTCCGgtgttagttttattttaactctAAATTCTTTTTTGGTACACTCTATGGTATAAGCTGGTTAATGTTAATTGTTAACATGCATTGTTCTGTTGCGTGCTTGTCCCCATTTTTGACCAAGTGGATATATTCTAATCCTGAAGGTGAGGCAACCATCAGAATCTTGCTCTGTTAAAGTGCTTTGACCTGTTAACTGTAATGCTCTGCGATCTTCCtttgctttattttctttaatatattgcTTTTCCATATCTTTTGTTGTCTTCCGCTAAAAGCTTCTTAAATGCTATACTCAATAATCTAACAATATATCAAATTTGAACAAGTTACGCGGCATgcttttggatttttttttttcataaacacttTTAAAGCCTTCTGAgactagaaaaaaataaagaaatatatatataaaacgtTGGTTACATAAATATATCGATGTAATGTGCCCGGCAAAGCAATATTATCTAACCTAAAAAATCTGAGGGAGAGATGCCCTTAGTTTTAAGTCGAAGATTTCTTATTTCTTGTTTTGGCGTGAATGGTGTTTGATGGCCATAAGTTTAACACAAGGTAATTGAACCTTTTTATGTTCATTAATTTGTTTCTTGTGAACCAGAGCATGTTCTGGGCTAAAGACTAATCGTTGCAAGCATTAAGATCATTTACAATGATTTACCGTCCCAAACAAAGCATTTAgcttgtaaaaaaatgtttttcagttaaataaaataaacaaaagctTTGTTTACTTTTAGAAGACATATGTGAACAAAAGATAATTGAAAATCATATCCATTAGTTACTAATTTAACTGATTATTCTAGTTTTAAGAAagtatttataactttttaatggCGTAAAGTAGAGaaaatacatgttttttttattaattacaaatagtAAATTGGGtggtaattatttaatattattcgGTTCCCGTTTCAACAAGGTATTTctatcattttttaagtttgacagtttaagaaatgattaaaatgaatattttaagttatcaatttaaactcaaccattctcaattttaagaaaatttttcatactttttaaataataagacATAAATTTGATTAccattatttttgaatttttgaattttgaagaaCGAATTTATaacatcttttaaaattttgagttttaataAAGCAGTTGcagtaatttaatatatatatatatatatatatatatatatatattgtattaaatttaaattactatttCAGTGTCAGTTACTTTTAAAGTTTCAATTAGTAATATGCATGCCGAATATAAAACTTATGAAATTTGATATAAAGTTCATAGAATTTAAACAAACAATTAATTTAAGTATCGGATGCTCctattttaaactatttaaatttgtaataattaaacaaCTAAAACAGCAAATAATCACTgtccaaaaaaatcaaatcagtgaaaaataaaataaaagtatgcATTACACAAGTACTAACTAAATTAACTAATTTCTTCAACGAagtgaattaattaattatctataGAAAACATTTTAGATTGGATAAGTCATAGTAAGTGTGTGTAACCATGTCTGAAACAAGtaacatataattattttaattgaatgaaCACTTCTAATTTCAAGTTCTCTGTCTCCTTTGATTCAAACATACACGTGTTGCGAAgaggaaaataaatttatgtctaaAAGTCACTTAAACGCGATTATCTTTTATTGAGAGACCCCTAgaactgaaaaaaataataataataaaaatagggcGAATGTCTCAGAAATTGATGTTTATGAGGTGGCTCAACCTTATTGGACAGTTTCCTCATAAAGTTAACACGGTGTGAAGTCAACCCCAGCTTCTACACATTCTTGTCTTCTGTGTTTTCTTGCAAggttctatttttttgtttcccTGTTCGTTCGTTCTTCTTCTTTGTACCCACTAACGTTTGTTCAGTTTCTTGATTAGTTGTGTATCTTTTATATTCGATCTCCCCAAAATTCATCGTCAATTTACGCGATTTCAACCCACTGATCTCTTCTACTAACCCTTCCCTTTGATCTGTTATTGTATTCCATATAGAATTTTGGTTTCAGCCATGGGCGACATGAAAGACAAGGTTAAAGGGTTCATGAAGAAAGTGAACAACCAATTCTCCTCTTCATCATCTGGAAAATTCAAAGGCCAAGGAAGAGTCCTCGGTTCTTCTTCTACACCCGCCGATTCAAATCCTACCTCTCGCCCCATTCCTTCGCTCAACCCTAATTCCAAACCTTCCTCACCCAATCCCAAACCCACTTCACCCAATCCCAAACCCATTTCACCCAATCCCAAACCCTCGCCCCAGAATACGGAGCCCAGTAGAAGCACCGAGAAGCCTCGCAAAGATGGTGATGGGTTTGACCCGTTTGATTCTTTGGTCACTAATTCCAACAGATCGAAAAACGGGTATTCACTGAACGTGTTTGAATGTCCCGTTTGTAAACAACCTTTCGGGTCCGAAGAAGCTGTGTCTGAACACGTGGATGATTGTTTGAGTAACCTTGTTCAGCGTGAGCCTATAGGTGATGATGGAAACGGGGTTTCAGAGAGTGAGATTGGGTCTAACACTGATGGTGAATTGGAGGTTTGTGTTGGGACTTACATTTCAGGGAATCCATCT contains:
- the LOC114179693 gene encoding plasmodesmata-located protein 6 gives rise to the protein MPNPTMHHLLLRFLFLFSALATPSSAAIDTFIFGGCSQPKYTPGSPYESTVNSLLTSLISSASFANYNNFTLAAASSDTVYGLFQCRGDLNNDQCSRCVARAVTQLGTLCYASCGGALQLEGCFVKYDNATFVGVEDKTVVTKKCGPSVGLTSDALTRRDAVLAYLQTPDGTSKTFRTSGYGDFQGVAQCTGDLSPTECQDCLSAAIQRLKTDCGPSPWAEMYLAKCYARYSQGGSHSRPNNNDDSNHNDDEIEKTLAILIGLIAGVALIIVFLSFLSKVCEKQKGGK
- the LOC114179948 gene encoding uncharacterized protein LOC114179948: MALEWVVLGYAAAAEAIMVILLTIPGLDALRKGLIAVTRNLLKPFLSVVPFCLFLLMDIYWKYETRPSCEGESCTPSEHLRHQKSIMKSQRNALLIASALLFYWLLYSVTNLVVKIEQLNQRLERLKNRD